The window GTTGAAGAAGGGTTCATAACAACTTCATATGTTCAGTCATCAAAGCAGCTCGCAAATGTTTTTACTAAGAATTTAAGTGTTATACAAATGGTACCTTCTCTAGTGGAAATGGGGTTTGTGGACTCTGTACCTATTTCAACTTGAGGGAGGGCTGTGAAAGTCAAGTAGAAATAAGTCCGGCTTATATAGAAGCTGACATGTCTTTTAGGTATTGAGAATGAGGTGTTAAGTGAGTCTTGTAAACTAGTATAAATAGGTACCTATAGTTTCTTTTCTCATTAAGTTGTAACACAACATTTCAATCCAAATTACTTTCTTCTCTGGTTTATATTAATTACATGATATACAATCAAAGTTGGATTTTTAATATTATCCAAATTGTTGAATATCTAAATCAAATTTGTCTTAATTGCAttactaaattaatataaaccATGTAAAATCCCTGTTGGACAGGTTATGCATGAATTTGGGAATGTAGTTAGAATGATAACAAATCAATTTAATTCATAGAAAACTCTGTGCTTATATGCTTTAAATATTTTGTTGCAAGTCACACCCATCACTATATTTAAGAATAAGATATGAATTAATTTTCCtatttttatatgaaaattttaattaaattaaaagcaTGAAATTTTTACGAAAAATATATGaattaattttcttattttttgaaACCTGTAAAGCTCTATTTGTAAAATAATTAGTTTTAAGggagaaataaataagtttaagtGAACATGACCTAGCTCTCTCTGCGGCGACCATGGCCTCCCCGTCGTCCTCACCGGACGCCCCCTTCGCCATTGCCCACTTATTTTCACGCAAAGCCTTCTCACAAGATCAAATAAACCCTTCACACAATCGAAAACATGCCCCAGAGAAATTAGCCCCGGAATCAATTTCTCACCTCTTTTTCCGGAACGCCTTTGCTGCCGCCATGGATTCCACAGAGCCATCGAGCTCTGCTCCGGTGAAAAGCAACCGCTCATTTGTGGCGGCTCTCTCAGGTAACATCGAATCCACTATTATCCAATCCTCAGGTTCGCCCCAAATCTCTGATGAAGGAGGTTTTAAAGCAATTAAGATTCCACAATCCATATATAAAGAACGTCTAATTGCTTGTCAACATTCGATTATTGGCCGCATTACTCTTCTAAAAGGCAAATCGCCTTGGCAACAATCTGAATTAAAACTCAAATTGAATGCCATCTGGAACAGAAACCTGGATTGGAAGCTCATCTCATTGGGGAGAGGTTTCTATCACATAATTTTGCCATCAGAGGAAGCTGTAAAACGTGTTTGGAGCCAAGGGGCGATTTCTCTTAGGCCAGGAATAATGCGTCTTTCCCCTTGGACGCCTGGATTCGATCCAGAGTCGCATAAGCCGACCTCAGTTCAAGTGTGGGTTAGGTTTTATAATCTTCCATGGGAGTATTGGGACAGGAGAATACTGGCTAGCATTGCCAGTGCAGTTGGGGTGCCTCTGCGTTTTGACAAAAACACTGCTGAAGGCGAGTTTGGTCACTATGCTAGAGTTTTGATTGATGTAGATATTGCCGAGGATCTGCAGTATAGACTGAGGGTGGACACGGATAATTGAATGCAATGGGTAAACTTGGACTACGAGAACATGCCCGCCATCTGTTCGATATGTAAATCTATTAGGCATATGGCCTCTCTATGTCGTAAAAACCCTGGAAACAAGAATAGTATGCCTCAAAAGGATAACAAACAGCAAAAGAGACCGGTTAGTAGAAGCTCTTCTCTTCAGGCtagtgacagaaatgacaaAGGGGGCAACAACAATGAAAAACAGAATGAACAGTCCGGAATTGTTCAAAAAGGAAATGCGGAAGTTCAGGGGCGTTGGTCGGATATCTGTGCTTTCGACTCTGGCATTGGATCAGAATCAGAATCTGAGCAGACAAACACAGAAACAGCGATACAAATTTTCACCGGAATTCAAAGCCCTCCTCAGACTTTTACAACTGGGCAACAGGCCTATGAGTTTAGCGACTGGAACTGGACTATGCCCCTTCATATTGCACAGCCGCCTCCACTCGAATCCTCTTTGGATCACAGCTGCAACCCCCTTCAGATGGTGCTTAAGGAAGTTGCAGAAGAACCCACATTACAAGCTGCACCATCCACTGAGGTTTGGACGGaagttcaaaagaaaaaaagaacgaAGCAAAGTACTCCATCTATTGGTACTCAGGCAAAACGGCTTAGCAGGCCACCCAAGAGGTATCAATGATTATTCTTTTTTGGAACTGCAGGGGTTTCCGCAACCCCAAAACTCAAAAAGCACTGAAGATGCTCTGTCAAACGCACAGTCCTGATTTGGTTTGCTTGCTGAACCTATGGTAAATTTTGATTCTGTTTTGCCTGCTTTCTGGAACTCTCTAGGACTTTCTCTTATTTCTTGCAATAACCGAGCATGCCCCTCTCTTTGGGTTCTCGCTCGTGCTTCAGTGACAGCTACAAATGCTCGTATTCATGATCAGCATCTTACTATGGACATCTGTGTAGCTAACATTTTACAAAGAATTTCTTTTGTCTATGCTAGCAACTCTGCAGGGGGGGAGATTGGAACTGTGGGCAGATCTAATTGGCATGGCTGATCATAACATTCATTGGGCGGTGATCAGAGATTTTAACACCATTATTGGGGCTCATGAGAAGTCTGGGGTTGCTCCTTCTGCCAGGGCCTATGCAGATTTTCGAAGTTTTATCAGCAGTTGTGGTCTAATTGATGTTGAGACATCGGGTCCTCAATTTACTTGGAGTAATAGTAGGCAAGGGGCAAATCATGTCGAATGCAGGTTAGATAGAAGTTTGGTGTCAGAAGCTTTCAACGATTTCTGGGGATCAGTCAGCTGTACTGCGCTACCTCGTCATTGCTCGGATCACTGTCCACTTCTTCTAGGATGCAAAAATTTGCCGGTTCATATCTCCCGGTTCCGTTTTCAATCTATGTGGATTACGCATCTCACATTGAGGGAGGTGGTGAGAGCGCATTGGGACTCCTCTTCCCTTTCTCTTCCGCCGGCTCAGGTATTATGCCATAAGCTCCGCTCTTTACGTCCTGTGCTTCGCAGCTGGAATCGCACGGTTTTTGGGAAGGTGGATGAGAACATTAAATAGGCATCATCCCGCCTAGCCTCAATTCAGCAGGATATTAGCTCTTCCGATTGGTCTCCAACTCGACAAGCGAGGGAGTTGGGTGCCCAAGGGGATCTCGAGCTGCAGTTGCTCCGGAAAGAGATTTACCTGCGCGATAAAAGCAGAGTTAGGTGGCTGGCAGCGGGGGACAGAAACTCTACTTTCTTCCACCGTGCTGCGAAGGTGAAGAAGGTTAACCAGGGGATATCTTCAATGTATATTGGAGGAGAGCTTACTTTTGATATGGATAGAATTTCACAGCATGTGGTTGAATTTTACTCCAATCTATTTGCTAGCACTGACTCTATGGTTAACCAGGACGTCGTTGCCTTGGTTATCCCTCATTCGGTTTCAGATGAAGATAATAATGCCCTCACGGCATTGCCCACAGTTGAAGACATTAAGAAGGCGGTTTTCAGCATGGATAGAGACAGCGCCCCCGGTCCAGATGGGTTTGGAGGATCCTTCTACCAGGCTTTCTGGGATATCATTGAGCAGGATGTGTGTAATATGGTCCGTGACTTCTTCAGAACGGGGTGCATTTTTCCTGGGTTAAACTCGAGCCTAATGGCCTTAATTCCCAAGACTCCGGGAGCCAACTGTATTGATAACTACCGGCCGATTGTCATGAGTAATTTTGGTTACAATATCATTTCCAAGATTTTGGCTGACAGGCTTGCAGAAGTAGCTGCCAGAATTGTTTCAGCTACGCAGTTTGGGTTTATCAAAGGCCGTAGTATTCACCAGTGTATAGTTGCTGCCTCGGAGGGGGTGAACTCACTTAGTAAAAATTGCTATGGAGGCAATATGGCGCTAAAAATAGACATCCGGAAAGCTTTTGACACTATAAACTGGCAATTCCTGCTTCTAGTTATGGAAAATTTTGGATTTTCTAGTAAATTTAGAGATTGGATTCGTAACATTCTCACTTCCTCTAGAATCTCTATTCTCCTTGGAGGGGCAGCAAAGGGTTATTTTGGTTGCTCGAAGGGGGTTCGACAAGGAGATCCTCTGTCACCGATTCTCTTTGGCTTAGCGGAAGACTTTTTTAGTCGTGAAAGAGAGGGGTTGTTTCAACCAATGGTTTACACTCGCAACAAGACCTTCCCCTCATATCTCCTTTATGCTGATGATATGCTTTTGTTTGGCAAAGCTTCAATCCGAAACATGAAAGCTCTCAGGGACATCTTTCAACTGTATGAGGGAGTGTCAGGGCAAATGGTGAATTGGGATAGTCCTCGGTTTATTTTGGCAATGGGGTTACAGTCAGGAGAAGAGCAAGGCTTGCGGGTATTCTGGGTATCCGTCAGGCAGACTTACCGTTTTGCTATCTGGGAGTGCCGCTTTTTGTCGGAGCTCCGAGGAAACGACATCTTTCAGCTTTATCAGACCGTTTCCTCTCTCAATTTGGTAATTGGAAGGGAACTGCGCTCTCCTTTGCTGGCATACTAACATTGATTAAATCTGCTCTTACAGGCGCTTTGGTGCATTCATTTACAATCTACAAGTGGCCTATCAGTCTAATAAACCACCTCACCCGTCGAATTCGGAACTTCCTATGGACGGGTTGCACAGAGACGAAGAAATTGGTTACTATCCCTTGGCGGATTTGCTGTCAAAGCATGAAAAATGGGGGGCTTGGGATCCGAGATCTTGAGAAATTCAATGGAGCGCTTATTGGCAAGCTCAGCTGGGAGCTGCTGCAAGGTAAAGGATCTGTTCACTCTTTATTGCAGAATCGCTTCTTGACACCGAGTGGTCTGCCACGTGAGTATTTATATACTTCATCTATTTGGTCTTCATGTAAAGGAGTTTTGAAGAACATTAAATCTCAGATTAAATGGTGGATTGGCGAAAACACTAAGCTCAATTTCTGGACGGATCTCTGGATTAAGCCCTCGGTGGCGGACCAACTTGGATTGCCTACACCTGTTCAACGCAACCTATACACCAGCGTTGAGTTCTTTCTGCAAAATGGGCAGTGGATCAACATTGAAACATTGTCGGGTCACATCCAAGAGAATATACGCGAGATTTAGCAAGGTTGGAACTCGGAAGATGAATGTATTTGGGAGCCGGGCAACCTGGGCATTTTTACAGTCCAGAATTACTATGATTCTCTCTGCCAAGTGATGGTTGAGAATCATTGGCATCGCTTTGTATGGGCTGGTCACATTCCTCCTTCCCGCTCTGTTACCTGTTGGAAGCTTATCTATAACCGGTTGCCCACACATGACAATCTACAGTGCCGCGGAATGCATTTGGTATCTCGCTACATTCACTGCCTTCAATCCCAGGAAACCGCTTTTCATCTCTTCGTGGAATGCCCTTTCGCTCATATTATTTGGTTCAAACTAAGctgtatgtttggagttattATTAATTTCACAGGTAATTTCCAAGATTTTCTCTTCAGGCTGATCAGTTATAAATTTGGAAAGCAAGTGCAGCTTCTGTGGCAGGCAGCGGTCATAAACTGTATCTGGCTTATCTGGAATCGGCGCAATATagctacttttgatactgaactcccttcaatccaaatcacgTTCGATAAGCTACGGGCAAGCATTCGAGATGCGCAGGGCATCTCTAAGGGCTACTGTTCTAGCGCCTACGACAAAAGAATTCTGCAGAATCTGCAGTTGACACCGAGGCCTCCGCCAGCTCCGCATTTAATCACCGTTCGTTGGCTTGCCCCTCCCTAGAATTGGCTCAAGGTAAATACAGATGGATCTGCCCGTGGCTTGTCTGGCATGGCAGGCGCTGGTGGTATTTTTAGGAACCACAGGGGGCTTGCAAGAGGCTGTTTTGCCTTCCCGCTCACCAATTCGTCTGCGCTTCTTGCGGAGATCCAAGCCATTGCTTTTGCTATGGATGTAGCTTGGAAGCATGGCTGGCGGAACCTCTGGGTCGAATCCGATTCTAAGACTGCTGTCAATCTCCTTCAACACAGAACTGAAACGGTCCCTTGGAAAATAAAGCAAATTTGGCTCAAGTGCTTACATCAATGCGCCAGTATGGAGATTATTGTCTCCCACATTTACAGGGAAGGAAACCAAGCTGCTGATTCATTGGCTCGATTTGGCGTCTTGAGCAATAGTGTTCGTTGGTGGGTGTCCGCGCCTGCGTTCTGCCATGACTTCATCTTAAGCGATATCCGTAACGCTCCGCATTTTAGATCTTCTTAATTCTGTTGCTTCTTTGTTGTCCTTTCTTCTTTTCTCCTTTTCCTTGTTGCCCCTGTTTCCTTCTTTTTATCTCCTTTGTATGAACCTTTTCTTTGTTTGCAGTTTGGCCGAGGTGGTCGGTTCCcgggggtgccaacatagttgggatgtctaggGCCGATCCTTCCTCGTTCCagctcttaataaaaaaaatttcttattttttatatgaaaattttaattaaattaaaagcatgaaatttttaggaaaaatatatgaattaattttcttattttttatatgaaaattttagttaaattaaaAGCATGAAATTTTTAGTTCTTCACGATAAAAATTGtaaatacaaaaataatccAGAGAAATTTATTTTTGATCAGACGTTCAGATTTAAATCTGAGATTTTTAAGATGAACCTTCTCGGACAACCTATGGCTGTGATTTGTGGAGCTTCTGGGAATAAATTAGTTCAAGTATGTTGGCCTGATTCTGTTAATAAAatatttccttcttcttcagGTTTCTTAAACTTGATTGCTTCTTCATAGAttgatatgtttttttttatattaaatattggcaaaaagcataattaagctctgaactttatatgttttaaggatcaagttcctaatcaattattttttcatattgagTCATTGATCATTTATTTCGTTATGAATGTggtccttatttaactttttcatcgAATTTGGGAaaggagaagatcgatttggcgattctaatGCTGAAAATCGCACAAAGGGAGAGTAGAACATCGAGTTTGGGAGAACCTACATGAAATTGATTTCTGTACTTTTTACTCTCTATCTATCCTAGTCaataaattcttatttttatttgtccacatCAATAGGCCGAATCGCACTAACAATATGTGCCACCCAAACTCAACGAAAAAGTTTAATAAGGGCTGAATCCATaacagaatcaatgatcaatggctcaatatgaaaaaataattaattaaagatttgatccttaaaacatgtaaagttcaAGGGTTTAATTATACTTTTTTACCTTAAATATAATCTTCGATTAATCCTTGATAGCCCTGTCCGCCAACTAGAGCCTATCGTTTTGGAGACCGATACTAAAACCGTGGTGGATAGTTTGCATCTACTCATCAGGAAACGTTAGAGTTGAGTTTTTTTACTAGATTAACCAACAGTGTCGCTCATCCGTTAGTTAGCCATTCTTGTTCCATTTCAAATGTTTTtaggtcttttttttttgtaagaaaaaaaaaactttttgtATTTTACGTTTTATCAAGCAGGTAtctatgaaattttttttatccaaacaaCGACTGAggtttttcttttttgtgaTCAGATATGATTGGAGtttttcgttttgctaaaaacatgaccttaaaattaaaatgagtgtttgatgacctcaaaattgtaaaatttaaaagcttaataatattttaagcaactttaattcttcaactttttaattttaaggttatttaggcattgtttggtgaagagagaaaatgaatatttagagagaaagctcattttagaaaataaaaaaattggttcCATAATAAATGTGATaccaaacaactttaattcttcgaaTTTTCCATTTTAAGCTCGTTAATGGTCATTTTTATAGCGCCAAACTAAAAGATTAGCAAAACGAAAACCTTATTCTCTGTTTGGATAAAAAGAAATCTAAACCTATTTGACAAAACGTGAAAGCAAACGGTTTTTTTGGACTTTCCCTAGCaacaatagtaataataataataacaataattcaTATGGAAATTCAGTATAATTAATATCTAATATCAAacacaattttataatttgacTCTTAGTGTGAATCAACTATGAAATaatttactttatatatataaataaatttgatcAAGCTAATGGTATGAAACCAAACCCGAAAACAGCAGAAATTCAAGTGTTAGAAAGAAAAAGTAGGTACTAAGCAATTCACAAGTAGAATCccattagttaattaattaataattaattagggCTTAATATTGTTTTGTCCTCCTTTAATCTTTATAAGTTGCAAATAACCCTCTATTTTTgtctatttatatttaataactccctatttttttcaataatctcaaaacttCGATTGATCTGTAAACTTTTTACACGTGACAAACACTTTGACCTGTGAATTTTCaaaaatttctaattattatctatttGACATTTTCTTTTTACACGTAACGAGCACTTTGACACGTGGCGTAGCATGCCTCTCATTTTCTGCCTCTAACAAATTCTACTTATAAATATTATGGAATACAATTGGACAAAAATAAAAGGAtatttagaacttttaaaagtttaaagtGTAGTTGAAGTCTTGATCTAAATAGagagtatatacatatatattagcCATTAATTAATTCACGTAATACATATGTTACCCTTTGTACTTGGCCAAAAACTTCAATTGGCTCACAAACTTTTAAAAGTGCCAAATAATCCgtaaaattacttttaactGTCAatgttaaatatatttttacaccttatacTCTATCTAGAGAAAAAAGTTTTAGTACCCTTTTATCAAATTAATGGTataaaaccaaactcaaaacacAAGAAAACCAAGTATAAAAAAGACAAACGGTAGGTTCTAAGCAATTCACAACTTGTGGAACAATAAACCCCAttagttttttaattaattaactaactaATTAAGATTAAGATACACATATAATATACCTAACTACCCACTGAAAACACCTTTACATAAAATTCCCTATAAATAAGCAGAAATTAAGGACACTTAAACATTGCATTcaacaaacacaaaaaataaaaaaaaaatggataatTATTATCTGAATTTTCTTCTAATTACATTTATTTCAATACCATTAATCTCAATTTTTATAGCATTTTACAAGCATAAATCTCAATACAAATTCAAAAATCTTCCTCCTGGAAAAATAGGGTTACCATATATAGGAGAAAGTTTAGAGTTTTTATCAACAGGTTGGAAAGGAGAACCAGAGAAGTTTATTTTTGATCGGACGGTCAAATTTAAATCTGAGATTTTCAAAACAAACCTTCTGGGACATCCTACGGCTGTGATTTGTGGAGCTTCTGGGAATAAGTTTTTGTTCTCAAATGAGAATAAATTAGTTCAAGCATGGTGGCCTGATTCTGTTAATAAGATATTTCCATCTTCTCTCAAAAGTTCATCTAAAGAAGAAGCTATTAGAATGAGAAAActtcttcctcagtttcttaaaCCTGATGCTCTTCACAGATATATTGGtaactctttcttcttcttcctccttttgATGGTATTTTCCGTTGATATTTTTTGGGTGTTTTTACAAGAAATTCTATTGTGGACTAGCACCAATGGTTGTCTTTTCACTCAAATGATGTCACATCAGCAGTTGGGATAACATGGCATCGTTTGAGTGGAATGTCCATTTCTTTTTCATGGTATTGTATTAGTTCGTATAATGGCGACAGATTTAGGATTCAGTGAGAAAGGGTGTTTATTGTGATTTATGGATACTAAATCgatattttttttagtgtttttacCTAAAGAAATTAGAGGCCTGTAGACAGTTCTCATAGAACTTTCGGCATTTTTCGCCCACTAGTAGCTGTTCAAACTCCTCAAACCCCCACTGGATCCATCCCTGGTGTCAGGGAGTAGGAGAATGATGTATAAGGAGCTCTTCCGTACACGCCCTAAATTTAAGGGgagccaattttttttattatacaaatttaaataaattattgttattaattattatgtgaaaaattaagaaaatgttAACTTATATAGAAAATTAACGCTCTAAGAGTATTAAGGGatccaattttttattattattattatacaatatttaattaataatttttattatactatgttaaaaatcaagttaaaagtattttggtatttcattttgtagaaacatCAATATTACatgaaagtattaatttttttaatgaatatggtataatttttttttcatttagcaaaGGATcccaaaaatgtttaagacCGCCGTGCCTGGTGTATAGGGGCGGAGGGATAGGGAATCATGGAGGGTACAAATTTTAAGAGAAAGTTTATGTTGTTAGGGGTACAAATTTTTTGAGAGAAGTTTCTGTTCCCACCTTCAAAATTTCCCTAGCTAGGGGTCATGGAGGGTTTCATCGACTCGGGACTAAGatgaaaaataaacaaaaacacaGGTATAATGGTAAAATATAATTATCGATGAAAATTTCTGTCGCTAGGTCTATAATTTCCAATGCAATTTCATTATATTAAAAATCTGTCACGATTTCTATCACCGACGGAATATGACTGAAATATCCTCGGTAATACTTAATTCCAAAAAATCAGtaatttttaacaaattttgGTCCGAATATTGGGTTTTTTATCCGATTCTTCATATATATTTCaagttttttttactaattttacaaACTCTGAATATGTTTATTAACTTGATGAACAAAAAAACAGGTATAATGGATGATATTGCGCAGAAACATTTCGCGACAAAATGGGAAGATAAAGAAGAAGTAGTAGTTTTTCCATTAGCAAAAAACTACACATTCTGGTTAGCTTGCAGGCTATTTTTAAGCTTAGAAGACCCGAACCAGATAGCGAAATTCGCACAACCTTTCGACGCATTAGCTTCGGGAATCATTTCCATACCTATAGATATAGCAGGAACTCCATTTAGAAGAGGAATAAATGCATCAAAATACATAAGAAAAGAGCTTATAAGCAtaataaaggaaaggaaaatggAAATATCAGAAGAAAATGGAACAGAAAAAAAGGATATATTGTGTTATATGTTAACGACGGAAGATGAAAACGGAGAGTTTATGAATGAAATGGAAATTGCAGATAAAATACTTGGTTTGTTAATTGGAGGACATGATACTGCAAGTGCTGCTTGTACTTTTATTGTCTATTATCTTTCTGAGTTTCCTTCAATTTATGATCAAGTTTATAGAGGTATgttgattttctttcttttttttttgttttaggaATATGTTACGGATTTAGCTCTATGGTTATCGGGGAGAGTGGATTTAGCGTTCATGTATAAAGTAGTGTAATATTAAGGTTAAGGTTTATCAGACAGTGAAATTCCAAACctcgttagcaaaaaaaaatgagtttttttcatTAATAGAAGATGTGCAATTTCAAACCTGATTTGGTGGCGAGAACGTTGGAGGTTGCAGAATGACCAGATTATGAAATtgcacatgaaaaaaaaaactcatctttCGATAATGGGGCTTGAAATTACAGTGTTGGGTAAATGTTAGGCTTAAGATTACATTGTTTTGTACGTGGATGTTAAATATGCCCTCTCACAAAAACCATAGGGCTAAATTTGTACATTACCCCCATTTTTTGTACCAGTAAATAACGGGGTAAGATCCAAATTTACTCTAACGTTTTTCGAAAAATGCAGATATATTTTTAACGTAAAGAAAGTCACTAGTGGAATTGGCACTAGTGACACCTCAATAGCGACAGTTACACAAATGTTCATCACAAATGATCATTAAATTTAGCATTTACGATGCATTAATGTAACGTGCATCACAAATGTCTGTCAAGTGCGATGCCTGTAGGTAACATGTGTCACTATCGATGGGTTACTACGAGCATCTCCATTGATCCGTGATGGTTTTTATTTCTATATTATATAGTCAATGTTGATGCTTCTATAATCGGATTCGCTATTGATGGGTCAATAGCAACATTTGTACGCAACATGCGTCGCTATTGATCAGTTTGTGATGCATGAACATGTGTCATTGAGCAATTGCGACGTGAACTTTAGTGATGTGTTTTACGTGTTGCTAATGATCCTAAAAGCGCATCACTAATAGCCATTTTTCCACATGTGAATGGTAAAAAATTTGTCATTAGCATTTTCAACATGGAGCAATTTTAGACTCAAGTAGTGACAGAGTCAGTCTTTAACTACTTAGAGTGTAAAAAATCAATCCAGTCCATGTGGATGGACTTATAGTTTTTTTTCGCTCTAGCTACGCATGCCAAAACGACGTCTTAGCTTGAGCTAGGTCAAAAAAAATTGCACATCTCTTCACCTGGTGGGGAGGAGTGATTCCTGATGGTCGTGCCCCCCCATCTCAATCGTTCCCTATGTCTCCACCTGTATCTAGTCAAACCAAAACGACATCATTTTAGCTTGAGCTAAGGCAAAAACAAATTGCACAGCTCTTCATCTGGTGGGCACGGGTGATTCCCAATGACCGTGCCCCATGTCTTCTCCTAATAACAGTATTGTTTTATGGGTTATGTGATTTGGTTCtaaaatttctatctctgtcgTTATTTTGACCTGAAATTGCTCCAAGTTTGAAAGATTGGggataatattttttttcctttcttataTTAGAAGTATATCTGCATTTCACTATAAACGTTAGAGACAAATTTGAATCTTATCCTTAAATAATTGAAAGAAAAtactaatttatatttatatttatttgatgaTGTAGAACAAATGGAGATTGCAAAAGGGAAAAGAGAAGGAGAGTTGTTGAATTGGGAAGACATACAAAAGATGAAATATTCATGGAATGTGGCTTGTGAAGTTATGAGAGTTGCTCCTCCTCTTCAAGGTGCTTTTAGAGAAGCTATCAATGATTTCATCTTCAATGGTTTTTCTATTCCTAAAGGGTggaaggtaattaattaattattaataataattagagtcaattcttttattttctccATTTATATCAGGAATATTCACATGGATTTTAAtgatcaaatgaatttggtcattcaccataAGATCTacgcttattaaatctaagctgcaggatgctttgaatttccactttagaattctaaaaagcgtagatctaatggtgaatgaccaaatactgcatggtcattaaggtccatgtgatcaaaaccaTCATTTATATAtaggataaagtgtaaaaatatctctaatattGACggttaagagtaattttacccctaatgtctgAAATAGTTTAATTTTATGGCTAATGTTAACaatcagaagtaattttacttttaaaattgataaagtgagttaatttgtgaaataatTTATTTCAGTCATAAATCTTGTCATTTCTATTGCATATATACGTCATTTTATCTTTATCAGTAaaatatcacaaacatatgtataCAAGtagaaacaaaaattaaaaattataccagttaaataaaaaaaattaaaaatccaaatatttcataaaatttaaaaatattaatctttaattctattattaaatt of the Euphorbia lathyris chromosome 7, ddEupLath1.1, whole genome shotgun sequence genome contains:
- the LOC136234996 gene encoding beta-amyrin 28-monooxygenase-like, which translates into the protein MDNYYLNFLLITFISIPLISIFIAFYKHKSQYKFKNLPPGKIGLPYIGESLEFLSTGWKGEPEKFIFDRTVKFKSEIFKTNLLGHPTAVICGASGNKFLFSNENKLVQAWWPDSVNKIFPSSLKSSSKEEAIRMRKLLPQFLKPDALHRYIGIMDDIAQKHFATKWEDKEEVVVFPLAKNYTFWLACRLFLSLEDPNQIAKFAQPFDALASGIISIPIDIAGTPFRRGINASKYIRKELISIIKERKMEISEENGTEKKDILCYMLTTEDENGEFMNEMEIADKILGLLIGGHDTASAACTFIVYYLSEFPSIYDQVYREQMEIAKGKREGELLNWEDIQKMKYSWNVACEVMRVAPPLQGAFREAINDFIFNGFSIPKGWKLYWTANSTHKSAEYFPEPEKFDPSRFEGKGPAPFTFVPFGGGPRMCPGKEYARLEILVFIHNLVKRFNFQKINPHEKLIFNPLPMPANGLPIRLYPHKKN